In Temnothorax longispinosus isolate EJ_2023e chromosome 2, Tlon_JGU_v1, whole genome shotgun sequence, one DNA window encodes the following:
- the LOC139825301 gene encoding uncharacterized protein gives MVICKFYRQGNCRYGQYCQYEHINHFGNTKNEDDIIILVAKEVLLAERGGQWLLSCFAPLKERPCIPDMEDLSPEEVRWEIYHAQKNGMVEQAKLHYQQLCQDMKAKREMLKNPSRETISVLKKLLGSGQKAPHLNLVNNTPTNNVFGNTSFGVQNNNPFGGGGFTSSSNASSIFGKSNSNNNTTSVFGGATNFGNNIGGFGTATSGAGSIFGTPSTSTSFSGVQNSAPTFGTPQNNPVFGGTSQNVFGQNSNVFGGTAQLGNAPTTSLFNNPTSQANTSLFGGATTTAPSLFGGSAAGLQTNSVFGVSTSSSSGSFNGGVFTQPKSQVPAFGGAPVFAGVTPNYANNPAGNAMFGGGQTFGAPAISTSGIFGGSTVTVTPGFGAAAAITTPAFGTSIVSTTPGFGGSVATTAPAFDLNQQPSNNTTFGTTVSAPNVFGPQNTDPTMPVGTMSFGAPAVAITGPFVTTSSQQFDSTSVSSAPFAGTGFGVAVPSTNSTFGTTETASNSIFANAGTTFATSNGTVPNPSLFPAPTFGSVNTSSPFGPNAGTTLTSTAANPFAPRMQQGGSPFGIAQNQSNINASPFGKSPFNTTATSTVIDDTIYSVDSALTDDEKNMFLAEKFIIGKIPLKPPTKDIR, from the exons ATGGTTATCTGCAAATTTTATCGGCAAGGCAATTGTCGTTACGGACAATATTGCCAGTACGAGCACATAAATCATTTCG GCAACACCAAGAACGAGGATGATATCAT TATCTTGGTGGCCAAGGAGGTGCTTCTTGCCGAGCGAGGCGGACAGTGGTTGTTGTCGTGCTTTGCGCCGCTCAAAGAACGTCCCTGTATCCCGGATATGGAGGACTTGTCCCCAGAGGAAGTCCGATGGGAGATATATCACGCACAGAAGAACGGCATGGTCGAACAGGCG AAACTACACTATCAACAATTGTGCCAAGACATGAAGGCGAAAAGAGAGATGCTGAAAAATCCTTCGCGAGAGACAATCTCAGTGCTG aaaaaacttttGGGAAGTGGCCAAAAAG CTCCTCATCTGAACCTAGTCAATAACACGCCGACCAATAACGTATTTGGAAACACATCATTCGgcgtgcaaaataataatccaTTTGGCGGAGGTGGATTTACCTCGTCGAGTAACGCATCGTCGATATTCGGAAAGTctaatagcaataataatacaacGTCCGTATTTGGCGGTGCGACGAACTTCGGAAACAATATCGGCGGATTTGGTACTGCGACGAGCGGTGCTGGCTCTATTTTCGGAACACCGAGCACCTCGACATCCTTCAGCGGCGTACAGAACAGCGCGCCGACGTTTGGAACGCCTCAAAACAATCCAGTCTTCGGCGGGACGTCTCAAAATGTGTTCGGTCAAAACAGCAATGTATTCGGCGGGACGGCCCAGCTCGGCAACGCGCCCACCACCTCGCTGTTCAACAATCCGACGTCGCAGGCGAACACTTCGCTGTTCGGTGGGGCGACGACCACCGCCCCCAGCTTGTTCGGCGGCTCCGCCGCTGGATTACAGACAAACTCGGTCTTCGGCGTCTCCACCTCGTCATCGTCCGGCTCTTTCAACGGCGGGGTATTCACTCAGCCGAAATCGCAGGTGCCTGCGTTCGGCGGAGCGCCCGTTTTCGCAGGGGTAACTCCTAACTATGCCAACAATCCCGCTGGCAACGCGATGTTCGGCGGCGGTCAAACATTCGGCGCTCCCGCGATATCCACGAGCGGTATCTTCGGCGGATCCACGGTCACCGTTACGCCGGGTTTTGGCGCGGCAGCCGCCATCACAACGCCGGCTTTCGGTACGTCCATTGTATCCACGACGCCAGGTTTCGGTGGATCCGTCGCTACCACGGCGCCGGCTTTTGATCTGAATCAACAGCCCAGCAATAATACCACCTTCGGGACGACGGTATCCGCTCCGAATGTCTTTGGTCCACAAAACACCGACCCCACCATGCCGGTAGGCACTATGTCGTTCGGCGCGCCAGCTGTCGCGATCACCGGCCCGTTCGTCACCACTAGCTCGCAGCAATTCGATTCTACAAGCGTGAGCTCGGCGCCGTTTGCCGGCACGGGATTCGGCGTGGCCGTTCCGAGTACAAATAGCACGTTTGGCACCACAGAGACAGCTTCCAATTCGATATTCGCAAACGCAGGAACTACCTTTGCAACCTCCAACGGAACCGTTCCAAACCCGTCGCTGTTCCCCGCACCGACATTCGGCAGTGTCAACACTTCCTCTCCGTTCGGTCCGAACGCTGGCACAACTCTTACGTCAACGGCCGCAAACCCATTTGCACCGCGGATGCAACAAGGCGGTTCACCGTTTGGAATCGCGCAAAATCAGTCTAACATCAACGCTTCTCCATTTGGAAAATCACCGTTCAACACCACTGCAACCAGCACCGTCATCGATGATACCATTTACAGTGTGGATAGTGCATTAACGGACGATGAAAAGAATATGTTCTTggctgaaaaatttattatcggcAAAATACCACTCAAGCCTCCTACTAAAGATATAAGATGA